The following proteins are encoded in a genomic region of Nicotiana sylvestris chromosome 4, ASM39365v2, whole genome shotgun sequence:
- the LOC104223893 gene encoding polygalacturonase At1g48100: MEILRLLWFTIMLLFFSHLINVEGRHHFSKKPKSKNISYAPSPVDVHVDEQPPASSPASNVVPSDPSYGGPAGSTNSDSGCVFDVTEYGAIGDGSTDDTDAFRAAWKEACQVESAVVLAPADHVFMITSTIFSGPCKPGLEFQVNGILMPPDGPDCWPKEDSNKQWLVFYRLDNMTFTGTGTIEGNGEKWWELPCKPHRGPNGSTLPGPCDSPAMIRFFMSSNLVVRGLRIQNSPMFHMKFDGCEGVLIDQLSISSPKLSPNTDGIHIENTKSVGIYNSVIANGDDCISIGPGSSNVDIEAVTCGPSHGISIGSLGVHHSQACVSNITVRNAIIRDSDNGVRIKTWQGGSGSVTGLSFDTIQMENVRNCIIIDQYYCMTKGCQNETSAVCVKDISYRNIKGTYDVRSAPIHFACSDTIACTNITMSEVELLPHEGELVDDPFCWNAYGIQQTLTIPPIDCLQDGMPQSIGEDAYTCS, encoded by the exons ATGGAGATACTTCGCTTATTATGGTTTACTATTATGTTGTTATTCTTTAGTCATTTAATCAATGTAGAAGGAAGACATCATTTTTCCAAGAAACCAAAGAGCAAAAATATTAGTTATGCTCCTAGTCCTGTTGATGTTCATGTTGATGAACAACCACCAGCTTCTTCTCCTGCTAGTAATGTTGTTCCGTCGGACCCGAGTTACGGAGGTCCTGCTGGTTCGACTAATTCAGATTCTGGTTGCGTTTTCGACGTGACTGAGTATGGAGCCATAGGAGATGGCTCAACGGATGACACTGATGCATTCAGAGCTGCTTGGAAAGAAGCATGTCAAGTTGAATCAGCTGTGGTTTTAGCTCCAGCTGACCATGTTTTTATGATCACTTCTACCATTTTCTCTGGCCCTTGTAAACCTGGACTTGAATTTCAA GTAAATGGGATCCTAATGCCACCAGATGGACCAGATTGTTGGCCAAAAGAAGATAGTAACAAGCAATGGCTTGTGTTTTACCGACTTGATAATATGACTTTTACCGGCACTGGTACTATTGAAGGTAACGGTGAAAAATGGTGGGAATTACCTTGCAAACCTCATAGG GGACCTAATGGCTCAACTTTACCTGGACCATGTGATAGCCCTGCT ATGATAAGGTTTTTCATGAGCTCAAATTTGGTGGTGAGAGGTTTAAGAATACAAAACAGTCCAATGTTCCACATGAAATTTGATGGGTGTGAAGGAGTATTAATTGACCAATTGTCAATTTCTTCCCCTAAACTTAGCCCAAACACCGATGGAATTCACATTGAGAACACCAAGTCCGTGGGAATCTACAACTCCGTTATAGCCAATG GCGATGATTGTATATCAATTGGACCTGGCAGTTCAAACGTTGATATTGAAGCCGTCACATGTGGGCCCAGTCACGGGATCAG CATTGGGAGCCTAGGGGTGCACCATAGCCAGGCATGTGTATCAAACATAACAGTCCGGAACGCCATAATACGAGACTCAGACAACGGAGTAAGAATAAAAACATGGCAAGGAGGATCAGGATCAGTAACAGGATTATCATTCGACACAATTCAAATGGAAAATGTGCGCAACTGCATAATCATAGACCAATATTACTGCATGACAAAAGGCTGTCAAAACGAAACATCTGCAGTTTGTGTTAAAGACATCTCGTACAGGAACATTAAAGGCACGTACGATGTTAGAAGTGCTCCAATTCACTTTGCCTGTAGTGATACCATTGCCTGTACTAATATTACAATGTCTGAAGTTGAACTTCTTCCACACGAAGGCGAGCTTGTCGATGATCCTTTCTGTTGGAACGCGTATGGGATTCAACAAACGTTAACGATACCTCCAATTGATTGTTTACAAGATGGAATGCCTCAGTCAATTGGTGAGGATGCATATACCTGCAGCTGA